GCTTCTGTCCGGTTATATTTACGCTTTGCACCGGTTGGGAAATGATAAAAGCGTTGCTGACGCGTTAGAACGTGCAGCAAAAACGAATGGTGAGGCACCAGAAATATTATTAGTTATTGCTGCGTTGGGGAGTCGTAAATTGTGTGAAACATTTTTTACAGCGGGCGAAAAAGGAGCTGAAACGAGCCGTAGTGCAGAGCAAGTATCAGCGATAGCGGCGTTGGCGGAACGGCTTAACTTGTGGGGCAAGGCACGGCGTTATTATCAAATGGCGCATTCGTTGCGCCCTGAATCGCGTTATCTTCAGGCGCTGACCGAATTGGAGAAAAAAATGAAAAGCGCCGAGGCAGGCGATTCATAAAAACCATGCCGGCAAAATCCAACTCGCCGTTGGTAACAATTTGATTCTTTTGCCGTAGTTTTTTGAGACGACGGCTAGCTGTAAATTTTTCCACCACTTTGCCGAAATTCAACGGATTTTTCTTCCATTCCCTGTGCCACCGCATGATTGGTATCTAATTCTTGTTGGGCGGCATAATCGCGTATTTCTTGGGTGATTTTCATAGAGCAAAATTTTGGTCCGCACATAGAGCAAAAATGCGCAACTTTAGCTGACTCTTGTGGCAGCGTTTCGTCATGAAAGCGACGTGCGGTATCTGGGTCCAGACTCAGATTAAATTGGTCTTCCCAACGAAACTCAAAGCGTGCTCGCGATAAAGCGTCATCACGCGCTTGTGCGCCCGGATGTCCTTTGGCTAAATCGGCGGCGTGAGCGGATATTTTGTAGGTGATAATGCCAGTTTTTACGTCATCTTTGTTAGGCAGGCCTAAGTGCTCTTTGGGAGTTACATAGCACAGCATGGCCGTGCCATACCAGCCGATTTGCGCTGCGCCAATCGCAGATGTGATGTGATCATAACCGGGTGCAATATCGGTCACCAAAGGTCCTAGCGTATAAAACGGCGCTTCACAACAGGAGTCCAATTCTTTTTCCATATTTTCTTTAATTAATTGCATAGGTACATGCCCCGGACCTTCAATCATTACCTGCACATCGTTTTCCCACGCGGTTTGAGTGAGCTCGCCCAACGTTTTTAATTCAGCGAATTGCGCTTCATCGTTGGCATCGGCTAGAGCACCCGGGCGCAGCCCATCGCCTAAAGAAAAACTTACATCGTAAGCACGCATGATTTCACAAATTTCACCAAATCGCTCATACAAAAAACTTTCTTTGTGATGCGCTAGACACCATTTAGCCATGATGGATCCTCCTCGCGAAACAATGCCGGTCATTCGCTTTGCTGTGAGCGGCACATAAGCCATCCGCACGCCCGCGTGAATAGTGAAATAATCTACTCCTTGTTCTGCCTGTTCTATGAGCGTGTCGCGAAAAAGTTCCCACGTCAAATCTTCAGCCTTACCGTCTACTTTTTCCAGCGCTTGATAGATGGGAACAGTGCCGATGGGGACGGGGGCGTTGCGGACAATCCACTCGCGCGTTTCGTGAATATTTTTTCCTGTAGACAAATCCATCACTGTGTCGGCACCCCAGCGAATTGCCCAAGTCATTTTTTCAATTTCTTCGCCGATACCAGATGAAACGGCCGAATTACCGATATTCGCATTTACTTTAACTAAAAAATTTCGTCCGATTATCATCGGTTCGGACTCGGGATGATTAATATTAGCTGGAATAATCGCTCGTCCGCGAGCTATTTCATCACGCACAAATTCGGGAGTGACTTCCCGTGGAATGGCGGCGCCAAAGGCTTGTCCACGGTGGGCGTTTTGCACTTCGGCAGCATTGTGGCGCTGGTTTTCACGGATAGCGACAAATTCCATTTCCGGTGTGATAATACCGCGGCGGGCATAATGCATTTGCGTTACGCGAGCTCCATTAATGGCGTTGCGCGGTAGTGGTGGCGTAGGAAAGCGCAAAACATCCAGCCGACTATCGGCCAGCCGAGCGCGACCAAAAGCAGATGTTGGTTCATCTTGAGCAACCGTATCGCCGCGTTCACTAATCCATCCTTCGCGTACACAGGGCAGACCGGCGCGCACATCTATAATTGCTTTCGGGTCAGTATAAGGGCCGGATGTGTCATACACGGTAACCGGTAGATTAATCCGAGTGTCGCCGTTGAGCTCGGTAGGTGACAAGGAAATTTCGCGCATGGGCACGCGTATATCATCGCGGCTGCCAGTTACATAAATTTTTTTTGAATTGGGTAAGGCGTCCAATGCCATAAAATCAGCGCGTGCTTCGGCACCAATAAAGTCTTTTTTTCGAGGTGAGGTCATGAATAAAATCCCATGATGAACAATCTTTTCATTATATAGAAAATTAACAGTTGTCTAATGAAGCCAAGTAATTTGAACGGTTTTTCGATAAGTGTGAATATAAAACTAGCTTATTAATTTGTCATCGTTCGTTGGATTAGTAATGACAAAGCAAAGATTTCAAAAGTATCGACTAGGCAACGCAAAAATAACACAACGGTATTGTCCAAAGTGTTTTACGAACATAACTGTTATTTATAGCATCAGCTTTTTTTATTGTCGTTAGCAATAGCGTTTCGTTGAGACCGAGGGTCGGTACGTAGTAATGGAGAAGTGGATGATGATGGCGTCGGCGTAACTTGAAAAGGTTCAGCTCGTGTTGGTGAATACGGATGTCGAATTAATTGCCAAATTACTATGGTCGCTAACCCCAATAGCAACACCGCCAGCGATGCAAACAAAGCCGAAGGGGTGTGTGTGCGCATGAAAAATCCAACCACTAGAGGCGCTGGCGCCGAACCTAAAGAATACAGCATCATAATCGCCCCTGCTGTCGCCAACAAAGATTGCTCACCAATTTTATCGTTGGCGCGCGCCAAACACAAAGAATACAGCGGAATAAAAAAGCCACCCAACAGCAACGATAAAGCGCATCGCTGCCAAAAACTACCTTCTGTCGTTAGCATTGCTGCCGCCATTGCTGCAACCAATGAGGAAAAAAGAATTATGTAGCGCCTATCCATACGATCAGATAACCAACCCAGCGGAAATTGAATCACTACTGATGCTAACAATGGTGCCGCCATAAAGATAGCGATTTCACCGCGGGAAAAATCCATATCGCGCGCGTACACCGGTCCTAACGCAAGCAATGACGAAAAAACCATGCCCAATATAAGGGCGCCTGCTGCTTCTAGAGGAAATTTCCGCCATACCCGCCATAAACTTAACCGTCCAGCAGCCAATATCGCAGGCTCGCGCTGTGGACCAGCTAGTGCAACCGGTAGCAAAGATAGGGATATTAGAATAGATGAAAGCACTAGTAAAGAAAATTCTGATGGCGGCGCAACATTTAGCAGTAATTGCCCGGCTCCTAGCGCACTCATGGAAACAATCCCGTAAATTGCTAGCAACCGTCCGCGTGTTTGTGCCACAGCATGACCGTTGAGCCAGCTTTCTACCACTACCACAATAACGGCATAAGCATAACCGTGTGCCAAACGTAATGCAGCCCAGGCAACAACTCCCTCGATCAACAAGTGCGCCACACTGATAGCAGAAATGAGCGAAGCAAAGGCCGCAAACATACGGATGCGGCCAACACGAAAAATCATTGATTGGCAGGTTGCCGCTCCCAGTAATAAGCCAACAAAATGTGCCGACATGAAAAAACCAATAGCGCCAGCATCTTCACCAGCGCCAAGCGCCCGCAGTGCCAGCACGCTACCCAGTAGTCCATGCCCTAAGGCCAGCAGTGCCGCTGCGGCTAACAGCGACGCCACGGGTAAAACTCGCAATGCTGGGGTGGATGAAGTCACTATTTAATCAGCACAGCAACGTTGCTGATTAATTACATTTAAAACGCCTTTATGGACTCTCAGATTACCGCTCCAGCAGAATTTTCTGCTTTAGGGTCGTTTTCTTTTTGAATAAAATCTTCACGTGACATACCAAGCCGTAATGCAATTGGACCGCTGATTAGAACCGACGAATAAATACTAGAAAAAATACCAATTGTTAGTGCAAGCGCAAATAAAAATAATGCATCTCCACCGAAAAAGAGCATAGATAATACTGCTAATTGCGTGGAACCGTGGGTGATAATCGTGCGTGCCCATGTTTGGCTAATTGCGCTGTCTAAAGTGTCAATGGGACTATTAAGACGGCGTTGTCCTCGGAAATTTTCGCGAACACGGTCAAAAATTACCACCGTTTCATTGACGGAATAGCCTAAAATGGCGAGTATTGCCGCTAGTACTGGTAGATTAAATTCCCACTGAAAGAGCGAAAACAGGCCGAGAATAAACACTACATCATGCAAGTTGGCAACAATCGCACCTACCGCCATTCGCCACTTAAATCGCATGGACAGATACATCATAATTCCCGCCACCACGCACAGCAACGCCAGTGCACCGGCAATAAACAATTCATCGCTTACTTGTGGTCCTACATATTCTAATCGCCGTAGCGTGACGTCAGTGTCCACTTCGCGCAAAGCCTCCAGCACTCGCGAAGAAAGCTCCGAACCGTTTTCTCCTGGTGGCGCTTTAATGATGAGTAATCCGTCGCCGCTTTGCTGGATTGGCGCGTCCGCGAGTCCAATATTGGCCATGGACTGACGTACTGTAGCAATTGCTGGCGGGCGCTCAAAAGCGGTTTCAATTACCGTGCCGCCAGTAAAATCAATGCCGAAATTGAGTCCGCGTGCCCCCAGTGACACGATACAGATAATCAAAAAAATGGCTGACAGCGCGCCGGTGTAGCGGCGATATTTCATCAGCGGCAGTACTCTTTTAAGATTGAGAATGCGCAATCCCAAAGACAGTGATTTGGCGTGACGTCGTTCAAATGCGAGATTAACTAGCGAACGTGAACCTTGCACTGCCGAGAACATGGATGTCAAAATGCCAAAACACAGGACGACGGCAAAGCCACGTACAGGACCGGAGCCAAAAGCAAACAGAGCTATGCCGGCGATTAATGTTGTCACATTGGAATCAATAATGGTAGTGAAGGCGCGTTCGTAGCCAGTGTTAATGGCGGCGAGTGCTGACTTGCCGGCGTCCACCTCCTCGCGAATGCGCTCATTGATAAGTACGTTGGCGTCAATCGCCATGCCTAGCGTTAGCGCAAAACCGGCCAAACCGGGCAGCGTCAGTGTTGCACCTGCCAGTGCCAGCAGCGCAGTCAGCATGATTAAGTTAGCCAGTAGCGCACCGACTGAAATCATACCGAAAGCGGCGTAATAGGCAGCAATAAAAAAGGCGATGGCAGCAAAGCCTCCAATAACCGAATTAATGCCGCGACGAATGTTATCAGCTCCCAGTGAGGGACCGACGGTGCGTTCTTCTACAATCTCCAACGGTGCTGCCAGCGCGCCGGAGCGTAACAACAATGACAATTCCGCCGCTTCGGAGGCACTCATGCGTCCGTGAATAATAAAACTGGCGTACAGCTCTTCATTGATTACTGGTGCGCTGATAACTTCGGCACTATCTTTGTCCAATAACAAAATTGCTAACTGTTGCCCAACCCGCGGGCGAGTGTAGCGCTTGATTTTTTCGGCGCCTGCCGAATCCAGCGATAAATGTACTGCCGGACGATTATTTTGGTCATAGGTTGGACGTGCATCAGTAATGTTGTCGCCACCGATAACGACTTGTCTTTCCAACAGCAACGGGTCGCCGTCGCGATCATAAAATAATTCTGTACCTGCCGGTGGACGCCCACGTTTGGCGCGGCGTATCACGGCCTCGGACGCTGTCTTACTTTCGTCTACGCCGCGTAATTCCAGTGCTGCTGTTCTCCCCAATACTTTTTTGGCTTGTGCCGTATCTTGTACACCGGGAAGTTGTACAGCAATACGGTCAGCCCCTTGGCGAGTGATAACCGGTTCGGCGACTCCCAATTCATCTACCCGGTTGCGCAGTGTTTGCAAATTTTGCTGCATTGTAAGGTCAATAATTTCATCCATCGCGGTGGGAGTGAGCGTAAAGCGCATCGTTGATGACGATTCATCAGGTGGCAGCAAGTCGCGAAATTTATCTTCAATAATGGCCAGCACTCGTTCGCTACTGGCGGTAGTGGTTTCCACCACAATGGCACCTTCTTCAATGCGGATGCGGGCGCCGGTATCGGACAGCGCGTTTTTCATTTCACCGGCAATACCGTTGAGGCGTTTTTGTGCGGCAAAATCCAAGTCCACTTGCAACAAAAAATATACTCCCCCGCGTAAATCCAATCCTAATGCCAGCGGTTCGGCGCCGACGGAGCGCATCCACGCTGGTGCAGTGCTGGCGGTGTTGTAGGCTACTACATAGCGCCCGCCGAGCGCTTCGGCGATGACGGCTCGAGCGGCAACTTGATCTTCGGATTGTTCAAAAACCGCCTGCACCACACCGTTTTGCAAAGACAAATGGGAAGCAGATAAGTTGGCTTCGTTCAGTGCTTTACGTATGGTGCCCAACGTGGCGGGCGTGTTCGCTGCACCACTACCGGCACGTACTTGAATTACTGGCGATTTAGAATACGCTGAGGGTAGGGCATAAACGGAGGCAATCATGATGAGCAATGCCACCATCGTATGCTTCCATACTGGAAACCGTGACATGTACTGTTATATTTTTTCTATGGAACCGGCAGGCAACAGCGATTGAATGGCCTGCTTTTGAAAAGCGATTTCAACTTTTCCCGTATTGATTACTACGACGCCGTCATTGATTTTAGTGACTTTGCCAAAAATACCGGAACTGGTTACCACTTCGTCGCCGACCGACAACGCTGCCAGCATATTGCGATGAGCTTTGGCGTTTTTTTGTTGTGGACGAATCAGCATAAAGTAAAAGATGATGACAATTAAAATTAGAGGTAAAAAGCTTGTCAGTGCGCTTCCTTCTGGTGCCGCCCCACTTTGTGCATAAGCAATATCAATCATGTTTGAATACTCCGTAAAAAATTAATCCTACATTGTATCAAGAGCCGCCTGTTTGACGGCAGTTAGGACGAAGACGGAAGTGCTAATAAGCGTGCTACGTGGCGGGCAAGCATGTCGGTTTCGATATTGAGCGC
This genomic interval from Candidatus Persebacteraceae bacterium Df01 contains the following:
- the thiC gene encoding phosphomethylpyrimidine synthase ThiC; the protein is MALDALPNSKKIYVTGSRDDIRVPMREISLSPTELNGDTRINLPVTVYDTSGPYTDPKAIIDVRAGLPCVREGWISERGDTVAQDEPTSAFGRARLADSRLDVLRFPTPPLPRNAINGARVTQMHYARRGIITPEMEFVAIRENQRHNAAEVQNAHRGQAFGAAIPREVTPEFVRDEIARGRAIIPANINHPESEPMIIGRNFLVKVNANIGNSAVSSGIGEEIEKMTWAIRWGADTVMDLSTGKNIHETREWIVRNAPVPIGTVPIYQALEKVDGKAEDLTWELFRDTLIEQAEQGVDYFTIHAGVRMAYVPLTAKRMTGIVSRGGSIMAKWCLAHHKESFLYERFGEICEIMRAYDVSFSLGDGLRPGALADANDEAQFAELKTLGELTQTAWENDVQVMIEGPGHVPMQLIKENMEKELDSCCEAPFYTLGPLVTDIAPGYDHITSAIGAAQIGWYGTAMLCYVTPKEHLGLPNKDDVKTGIITYKISAHAADLAKGHPGAQARDDALSRARFEFRWEDQFNLSLDPDTARRFHDETLPQESAKVAHFCSMCGPKFCSMKITQEIRDYAAQQELDTNHAVAQGMEEKSVEFRQSGGKIYS
- a CDS encoding MFS transporter, yielding MTSSTPALRVLPVASLLAAAALLALGHGLLGSVLALRALGAGEDAGAIGFFMSAHFVGLLLGAATCQSMIFRVGRIRMFAAFASLISAISVAHLLIEGVVAWAALRLAHGYAYAVIVVVVESWLNGHAVAQTRGRLLAIYGIVSMSALGAGQLLLNVAPPSEFSLLVLSSILISLSLLPVALAGPQREPAILAAGRLSLWRVWRKFPLEAAGALILGMVFSSLLALGPVYARDMDFSRGEIAIFMAAPLLASVVIQFPLGWLSDRMDRRYIILFSSLVAAMAAAMLTTEGSFWQRCALSLLLGGFFIPLYSLCLARANDKIGEQSLLATAGAIMMLYSLGSAPAPLVVGFFMRTHTPSALFASLAVLLLGLATIVIWQLIRHPYSPTRAEPFQVTPTPSSSTSPLLRTDPRSQRNAIANDNKKS
- the yajC gene encoding preprotein translocase subunit YajC, whose amino-acid sequence is MIDIAYAQSGAAPEGSALTSFLPLILIVIIFYFMLIRPQQKNAKAHRNMLAALSVGDEVVTSSGIFGKVTKINDGVVVINTGKVEIAFQKQAIQSLLPAGSIEKI
- the secD gene encoding protein translocase subunit SecD, with the protein product MSRFPVWKHTMVALLIMIASVYALPSAYSKSPVIQVRAGSGAANTPATLGTIRKALNEANLSASHLSLQNGVVQAVFEQSEDQVAARAVIAEALGGRYVVAYNTASTAPAWMRSVGAEPLALGLDLRGGVYFLLQVDLDFAAQKRLNGIAGEMKNALSDTGARIRIEEGAIVVETTTASSERVLAIIEDKFRDLLPPDESSSTMRFTLTPTAMDEIIDLTMQQNLQTLRNRVDELGVAEPVITRQGADRIAVQLPGVQDTAQAKKVLGRTAALELRGVDESKTASEAVIRRAKRGRPPAGTELFYDRDGDPLLLERQVVIGGDNITDARPTYDQNNRPAVHLSLDSAGAEKIKRYTRPRVGQQLAILLLDKDSAEVISAPVINEELYASFIIHGRMSASEAAELSLLLRSGALAAPLEIVEERTVGPSLGADNIRRGINSVIGGFAAIAFFIAAYYAAFGMISVGALLANLIMLTALLALAGATLTLPGLAGFALTLGMAIDANVLINERIREEVDAGKSALAAINTGYERAFTTIIDSNVTTLIAGIALFAFGSGPVRGFAVVLCFGILTSMFSAVQGSRSLVNLAFERRHAKSLSLGLRILNLKRVLPLMKYRRYTGALSAIFLIICIVSLGARGLNFGIDFTGGTVIETAFERPPAIATVRQSMANIGLADAPIQQSGDGLLIIKAPPGENGSELSSRVLEALREVDTDVTLRRLEYVGPQVSDELFIAGALALLCVVAGIMMYLSMRFKWRMAVGAIVANLHDVVFILGLFSLFQWEFNLPVLAAILAILGYSVNETVVIFDRVRENFRGQRRLNSPIDTLDSAISQTWARTIITHGSTQLAVLSMLFFGGDALFLFALALTIGIFSSIYSSVLISGPIALRLGMSREDFIQKENDPKAENSAGAVI